ACTATTCAACCATTCCACCATTCAACTAGCATCTAGCAATGGACCGCCTCTGGACGCCCTGGCGTTACGCGTATATCACCAAGTCTGGCCCTTCGCAGCGCAAAGGCATTCCTGAGCCTCTCAATGCCTATCCTGACGACCAGGGATGCGTCTTCTGTAATCTCATCGCTTCGGTTGACTACGCCATCGAGCACGGCATGCCGGTGGATGAAGCGGAGCGTCACGGACACATCGTCGCGCGGGGAAAGTTCCACTACATTGCTCTAAATGCATTTCCCTATACCAGTGGTCATGTAATGGTGGTACCGTATCTGCACACGGACGCGCTCGCGAAACTTGACGTGGAATCAGCGCATGAGCTGATCGTCATGGCACAGCAGACCGAGCGGGCTATCCGTGCGACCTACCGTCCGGACGGGCTGAACTTTGGCCTGAACCTCGGAGAAGCTGCCGGGGCCGGCGTTGCGGCACACCTGCATCTCCACGGGCTGCCGCGATGGGTGGGGGATAACAACTTCATGCCTGTGCTGGCTGAGACACGTATCCTGCCGGAAGATCTGGACGTCACCTGGCAGCGCCTGCGACAGGCCTTTCAGTCGCTGTAAATCTTTTCAGTCGCCTGTAAACGTACGTAGCACCAAATCGGGAATCAAATATCGAATCTGTGACAGTAATCACAGACAACGCCACAAAACTGGTTCATTCTGTTGCATACACTGCAATCGCTGTGAGCAACAGGCCCCAAACTCAGTTGCATCTATCCATTCAGTAACGAACAGCCAGTACTTGCACGAAACCTAAACCACGCGATGTTCCTCGCCTTGTCTCGCCTGGAACGTCCCCGGCCCCGGAGGTGTACGATGCAAAGCTCGCTCAAGGTACTACCCATCACCCCGACCGTCGCTGCAGCCTCATTGATTGAACCTGAGGATGCGCGCATTACCGGCCAGACGCGGTCACTCCCGCGTCGGCTCCTTGCCTTGAATATGCCTTTGGATAATGTTCGCAAATCGGCCCTAAGTAGTACTCCCGTGTTGACGCCGCAAGCGCGCATTGCCTAGGGGCGCCACCCCAAAAACAGCAAGGCCCAGAGAATATCTCCGGGCCTTTCGCATTTAACGTTATCGATTACTTGTTATCGGCAATCTTATCGGGCTCAGGCCGCATGCGGGTCGCCTCAAAGTTCACGACCTTCCATCCTCCACCTGCCTGACGAGCATAGACGCGGGTGTAGAGATACTTCCCGTGCAGCGGACGCCCATCCATCTCACCATCGACATCCACTTGCGAGGTCACGACGGCCGTGCTTCCATTGATGATTTTTACCTTCAGCTCATCGACATCCATACGGGTGATGTTGATCTTGCGGTTCGTTACGCGCTCGACCATCTGCTGCTTGGTCTGGACCATGCCGTTGGCGGAGATGCCGATGTAGTCGTCGGCCATCATCTTTGACATCGTGTCGGTATCGGCCCTCAACTGCGCCTGCCGCCATTGCTCTTCCAGCGCCTCAATCTGCCGATGCGAATGGGGCTTATTCCCCGACGCAATCTTCCGTACGCCATTCACCGGGGCCATGCCCACCTGGCGAAAAACCTGCGCGTGAATGGCAATTGGAGCCGCCACGGCCAAGGCCAGCATAGCGAATTTGACTGCGTACTTCATCGGTAAGGTGTACGGAGTGTAGCCCTGTTTTCTCCGCAAAGTCAAAAGAACTTTTAGTAACCAACTACCACTTTCGCTGCACACTCTGATGCCGCGATTCAGTAATGGGAAGCCCCTGCAAAAAGTAATGATCCGGGCGCATTTCTCCTGATTGGAAGCGCGCTGTGGGGGCGCTAACAATTGGAAGTTAAACGTTGAAAGTTGAAGATGTGCGGCATGGGTTGGGCGGGATTCGCTGCATCCCCTGGAGCACCGTGGATCGAGCGTCCTGAAATCACACATGGCCCTACTACCGTCCTGCTATTAGAACGCCGCGCGGAAGGAGAAGGTTATCCGGATTGAAGCGCGATTCATCTCCGGCTTGTCATTTCATAGTGCAGTGAACGGAGCAGGATGCGGATGAGTTGAGAGTCCCAACAATGAGGGGTAAGTAGACTTTCCCCGTTGCGCAAGCGCAACCATTTCGCACCGTAGGTGCGAACGCCTTGCTTAAGGGGACGGCTTCAGCCGTCCCATAGGAACGCCTATAGAGACAGCGGTTTTAACCGCTGAGGGCAAAAGTTCGACAGTCAGCCCATTCCGCAGTGACCGAAGGGGACGGAGACATCTGCTTCTCTACCGACACACTTCCAGCAACCCACACCGCACGTCTTCAACGCTTGACGTCAACGTTCCCGCCCCAAAAGCAAAAAGCCCGCGGGAACGCGGGCCTCAGCTCCATCCCAAACTTCCTTACCCAATAACGCTGGCAGCGAATTCTGGCAGAACCATCGTCTGTTCGCGATCCGGGCCGGTGGAGACCATACCGATCTTCGCGCCAGTCTCCTTCTCCAGGAACTTCAGATACTCCTGCG
This genomic window from Terriglobus albidus contains:
- a CDS encoding HIT family protein; the protein is MDRLWTPWRYAYITKSGPSQRKGIPEPLNAYPDDQGCVFCNLIASVDYAIEHGMPVDEAERHGHIVARGKFHYIALNAFPYTSGHVMVVPYLHTDALAKLDVESAHELIVMAQQTERAIRATYRPDGLNFGLNLGEAAGAGVAAHLHLHGLPRWVGDNNFMPVLAETRILPEDLDVTWQRLRQAFQSL
- a CDS encoding nuclear transport factor 2 family protein, giving the protein MRRKQGYTPYTLPMKYAVKFAMLALAVAAPIAIHAQVFRQVGMAPVNGVRKIASGNKPHSHRQIEALEEQWRQAQLRADTDTMSKMMADDYIGISANGMVQTKQQMVERVTNRKINITRMDVDELKVKIINGSTAVVTSQVDVDGEMDGRPLHGKYLYTRVYARQAGGGWKVVNFEATRMRPEPDKIADNK